The sequence TACTTAAAGTTCTCGGTAACTATAAAAACTAGAATTAAATGAGTAGGTATGAAGGTCATCTAAAAATGAGGGAGGCAGTCCTCGAGTTCCTATGTTGCCCACCGTTTCGAGGAGAACTTGAAATCTATAAAATTTTCAAAACTAGGGAGCAAGACGTAATCTTAGGTCTTCTCGTTCGCAGCGTCTGCGAATATTTCTATAAAATAGAAGACGGTATACCGGACTTGCTGCCTCCAGAGTTTATTAAGGAGAGCGATAAGCGGTGGATGGTAGCCTACGATAAATCGGCTAGAGGTTATTACATCTTAATGCACGGCATCATACCAATACTCTCTTTTTGGATAGTTCCTCTGGCTAGATCTGGGTGAGCGGCTAGGCTTAAACTGAAGCAGGGAGATACAGTCCTCGATGTTTCTACAGGAACAGGCAGGAACCTACCATTCTTATTTAAACGAGTAGGCAGTAAAGGATTAATCTTCGGCATGGATATCTTGGCTATAATAGTTTCTAAAACCCAGTAGTAAAGATAAAACATCAGCAACCATCGATAAATCTAACATTTTATTGCTTTAATTTTATATACTATAGACAGTTTATTTTATGACATGTATTATAATGTAATATACAATGTCTTACTTTATGATGGAGAAAGTTATAACTTGTTGGTAATTTGGATTTTAACTATTTCAACAGCTTTGGCCGTTATAATAGGCTATAATCTTTATATGTCTATAAAAAAGAGGTTTGACGAAGAATATAAGGTTGGAAGGTTGTTATGGAGGAGAATTATACACGGTATAGTATATTTTATATTTGTTGTTTTGGCATATGAAGCCGTGACGATAAGGCTTAAAGGCGAAATGGCTAGTGTAGTCTTACTTTTCGTATATCTCTGCTTGGCGGTATTTGCCTTGTTTATATTTGGAGATATAGTAATATCGATTTATAAAGTACTGAAAAAATAGGTGTATTGTATGGAGCCAGTAATAACTTTCACGCTGATATTCATCGCTACCATGCTGCTTTTAATAGCAGAGCTTGAGCATAAAGTTGTAGTAGCTTTGCTAGCAGCAGTATTAACGATATATTTTGGAGTTTCTTATGGCTTGTTTTCTCTAGAAGATATTCCGGAAATGATGGAGCTAGATACTCTATTTTTCATAGTGGCAAGTTTTATACTTTTCCAATCATTAGAGAGTACTGGGCTATTCGATTTTCTCAGTTTGTATATTGTAAAAAAGCTTAAACTTGGAAAGAAAGGAACATTGCTTCTATTACTGTTGTTCTCTGTTGTGTTCTCGATGGTATCTTCAAATTATGTAGTAGCTGTCGTAATGGCTAACGTAACTTTATACATGGCTAGGATGTACGATTTCGATCCTAGAGAACCTTTGATGATAGAGGGAGTACTTGCAAATCTTGGAGGATTAATGTTGCCGATAAGCTCTATACCCGGATTAATAGTTTCCGTTAAAAAGGGGATAGGTTTTTTAGAATTTATCAAAATTAGCGGGCCTTTAATAGCTATACTAACTCTGATTTCGCTAGCATATTACATAAAATTTCCTATTAACAAGAAGGCGTGCGGTGAAGTAGAGCTTGAAGAAGGTAAGCTCGTGGATAAATCGACCCTGTATAGGTCTCTACTCATTTTTATATCATTTATTGTATGTATCGCGATTAGCGATAAGCTAGGCTTCTCTATGACCTATATGGCATTTGTATTTGTAGTGTTAATGTTCATGTTTAGTGGCTTAAATCCGGCAGAAGTT comes from Thermoproteales archaeon and encodes:
- a CDS encoding anion permease, which translates into the protein MEPVITFTLIFIATMLLLIAELEHKVVVALLAAVLTIYFGVSYGLFSLEDIPEMMELDTLFFIVASFILFQSLESTGLFDFLSLYIVKKLKLGKKGTLLLLLLFSVVFSMVSSNYVVAVVMANVTLYMARMYDFDPREPLMIEGVLANLGGLMLPISSIPGLIVSVKKGIGFLEFIKISGPLIAILTLISLAYYIKFPINKKACGEVELEEGKLVDKSTLYRSLLIFISFIVCIAISDKLGFSMTYMAFVFVVLMFMFSGLNPAEVMSRINWEVPFFIGGFAIFVNGLESSGILGMVGEYVKAILTIESGASVILLVLICGFLSALIDNVPVVLLLLPIVDDVVAGLNLRAYPLYWSLIIGSGVGGGLTIYGSVPVLTMISIAERKGYDITVSDYSRKAAPLALLHLIVSAFYLWGLARLNIL